One part of the Pannonibacter sp. XCT-53 genome encodes these proteins:
- a CDS encoding AbrB family transcriptional regulator, which yields MSDTGPSDGSPTAEPLERGGKGDTLALLGRIAAGIAIGTLGGAVFHLLHMPLPWTLGSMIFTMVAAVARAPIRAPLRLRPALVTVIGVMLGSGFTPDLIGHLDDWAISLGFLVLYLVLAGLLAVPFYQRFGGFDRVTAFCSGMPGGLMEMVTLGADLGGDERKIILAHAARIVVTICLVSFWFRIVEGQAVGSMMAKANPLGLEDIALLTLCGVIGAVAATRLKLPAATLMGPMLLSAVVHVTGLTASAPPALLIIIAQVLMGTIMGCRFLGAGTREVAQALALSFGATVMTLGLTLVFAALFAGIMMQTPAQIVLAYAPGGLTEMSLIALAMKAEVAYVASHHIARIALLVACAPLILTLLERRRTRRIAGADQTDASARGAPGE from the coding sequence GCGGCAAGGGCGACACCCTTGCCCTTCTCGGCCGGATTGCGGCCGGCATCGCCATCGGAACCCTCGGCGGCGCCGTCTTCCACCTGCTGCACATGCCGCTGCCCTGGACGCTCGGCTCGATGATCTTCACGATGGTCGCGGCCGTCGCAAGGGCACCGATCCGCGCGCCCCTGCGGCTGCGTCCGGCCCTTGTCACCGTCATCGGCGTGATGCTCGGCTCCGGCTTCACGCCCGACCTCATCGGCCACCTCGACGACTGGGCGATCTCCCTCGGCTTCCTGGTGCTCTATCTGGTGTTGGCCGGGCTCCTCGCCGTGCCCTTCTACCAGCGCTTCGGCGGCTTCGACCGGGTCACGGCCTTCTGCTCCGGCATGCCGGGCGGCCTGATGGAGATGGTCACGCTTGGCGCGGATCTCGGCGGCGACGAGCGCAAGATCATTCTTGCCCACGCCGCCCGCATTGTTGTCACCATCTGTCTCGTGTCCTTCTGGTTCCGCATCGTCGAGGGCCAGGCCGTCGGCAGCATGATGGCCAAGGCAAACCCGCTCGGACTGGAGGACATCGCGCTGCTGACGCTCTGCGGCGTCATCGGCGCGGTCGCCGCAACGCGCCTGAAGCTGCCCGCCGCCACCCTCATGGGGCCGATGCTGCTCAGCGCCGTCGTCCATGTCACCGGACTGACGGCCAGCGCGCCGCCGGCCCTGCTGATCATCATTGCCCAGGTGCTGATGGGCACCATCATGGGCTGCCGCTTCCTCGGCGCCGGCACCCGTGAAGTGGCGCAGGCGCTGGCCCTGAGCTTCGGCGCGACCGTGATGACCCTCGGCCTCACCCTGGTCTTTGCCGCCCTCTTCGCCGGCATCATGATGCAGACGCCGGCGCAGATCGTGCTCGCCTATGCGCCCGGCGGCCTCACCGAAATGAGCCTCATCGCCCTCGCCATGAAGGCCGAGGTCGCCTATGTCGCCAGCCACCACATTGCCCGGATCGCGCTGCTCGTCGCCTGTGCACCGCTGATCCTGACGCTTCTGGAACGGCGGCGGACCCGCCGCATCGCCGGCGCCGACCAGACGGATGCGTCGGCCAGGGGCGCGCCCGGCGAATAG
- a CDS encoding copper homeostasis protein CutC, giving the protein MSDVLPEVLLEVCVDGPEGLLAAVRGGARRVELCAALAIGGLTPAPGLMALAAEQPIPVWPLLRVHPGPFRYTPADVRALKADMDTVAGFGLAGVVIGANEASGQLDRPVLAELADHARARGLGLTLHRAFDLAAAQDPEGAVDLAVELGFDRILTSGAARTAEAGLAVLERIVAHAGTRIAILPGSGISRANVDVILDRLGVREVHSSCSGPDLTGTEGERALGFLADAPRRTDEATVRALVAHLAARGRAHA; this is encoded by the coding sequence ATGTCTGATGTGCTGCCAGAGGTGCTGCTTGAAGTCTGTGTCGACGGTCCGGAAGGCTTGCTGGCGGCGGTGCGGGGCGGGGCGAGGCGCGTGGAACTCTGCGCGGCGCTGGCCATCGGCGGGCTGACGCCCGCCCCGGGGCTGATGGCACTGGCTGCCGAGCAGCCGATCCCGGTGTGGCCGCTCCTGCGCGTCCATCCCGGGCCGTTCCGCTACACCCCGGCGGATGTGCGGGCGCTGAAGGCCGACATGGACACGGTGGCCGGCTTCGGCCTCGCCGGGGTGGTGATCGGCGCCAACGAGGCCTCCGGTCAGCTGGACCGGCCTGTGCTGGCGGAGCTGGCGGACCATGCCCGTGCGCGCGGCCTCGGGCTGACGCTGCACCGGGCCTTTGATCTGGCGGCGGCCCAGGACCCGGAGGGTGCGGTGGATCTGGCGGTGGAGCTTGGCTTTGACCGGATCCTGACATCCGGCGCGGCGCGCACGGCGGAGGCCGGGCTTGCCGTTCTGGAGCGGATTGTCGCCCATGCCGGCACCCGCATTGCCATCCTGCCCGGCTCGGGCATCTCGCGGGCCAATGTGGATGTGATCCTCGACCGGCTCGGCGTGCGCGAGGTGCATTCCTCCTGCTCGGGTCCGGACCTGACCGGCACCGAGGGCGAGCGGGCGCTCGGCTTCCTGGCCGATGCGCCGAGGCGCACCGACGAGGCGACGGTCAGGGCGCTGGTCGCGCATCTGGCGGCCCGGGGGCGGGCTCACGCCTGA